TGGGCCAGGGCGGCTGCGTCGCGGGGAGCACGCTGACCGCGACGGGCACCTCGAGCAACGCCCAGGCAGACATCGCGTTCGACTACTCCGGGGTGCGCTATCTCGATGCGAATCGCGCCGCGCTCGCCCGCGGCGAGGATCCGCGGCTGGTGCCGGCAGGCGCGCGGTACGTCGACAACATCGCCGTCACCGCCGGATGGTCCACGCAGGGCTGGAACCTCGACGCGGCACAGTCGACCTTCTCGGGGCAGTGCGATCCCGGCACACCGGCCACGGCCCCCTGACCCTCCCTTCCCCACGACACAGGAGAGCACGATGACGATCACCCAGGAGCAGGCGACGTGGTTCGCCGACACCTTCGCGCAGATCGCCGACAACGTCGAGCGCGCCGTGCTCGGCAAGCGGCGGGTCGTCGACCTGGTGCTCACCGCGATGCTCAGCGACGGGCACGTGCTGCTCGAAGACGTACCGGGAACGGGTAAGACCTCGCTCGCCCGCGCGGTGGCGCAGTCGGTTCAGGGGACGAACACGCGCATCCAGTTCACCCCCGACCTCCTGCCCGGTGACATCACCGGCATCACGGTGTACGACCAGAAGACGGGAGCGTTCGAGTTCCACTCCGGCCCGGTCTTCGCCAACATCGTGCTCGCCGACGAGATCAACCGTGCGAGCCCCAAGACCCAGTCGGCGCTGCTCGAAGTGATGGAGGAGAAGCACGTCACGATCGACGGGGTCACCCGCGCGGTGGGCGACCCGTTCCTCGTGCTGGCGACGCAGAATCCCGTCGAGCAGGCCGGCACCTATCGCCTGCCGGAGGCGCAGCTCGACCGCTTCATGATGCGCACGTCGCTCGGGTACCCCGACCACGCCGCCACCGTGCGCATCCTCGACGGCGCAGCGGTGGCCACCGAGGACCTCTCGCCGATCATCACCCCGCAGGCGCTGGCGGGCATGGCGGACCTCGCGGCCGAGACCTATGTGGACGCCCTCGTGCTCGACTACATCGCGCGGCTCGTCGACGCCACCCGTTCGGCCGACGAAGTGCGGCTGGGTGTCAGCATCCGTGGCGCCCTCGCCCTCACCCGCGCCACCCGCGCACGCGCCGCGTCGCAGGGGCGCACCTACGCCACGCCCGACGACGTGAAGGCGCTCGCCGTGCCGGTGCTCTCGCACCGCCTGATCCTGCATCCCGAATCGGAGTTCGACGGCGTCACGCAGGAGGCCGTCGTCGGCCAGGTGCTTCTCGACGTCGCGCCTCCCACGCAGCGCGAGGCCGTATGAGCGCTGACCCGAGCCCCGGCGGAGCGGCATGAACACCGTCGATTCGCGTCTCACCCGCACCTCCGCCGCGTCGTCGACGACCACGTCGTCTCGCACGTCGATCACCTCGACGACCTCCCGGCGACGCGAGCGGGCGATCGTGCGCGCCGCGGTGCGTACGACGGTCGCTCTCCGCGCCACCCGCGACGCGCTCGTCGCCGCGGTCCGGTGGGCGGGGCGCACCGTCCGACCGGCAGGCGCGCTCGTGGTCGTCGCCGCCACCGCCGGTCTCGTGCTCGGCGTCGCCTTCGGGTGGGTCGAATGGATGGTCGCGGGCGTCGTCTCGGTCCTCCTGGTGATCATGGGCGTCCCGTTCCTGTTCGGCGCCCGCGCCTACGAGGTCGACCTCACTCTCACGCACGAGCGGGTCGTGGCCGGCCAGGGTGTGACGGGCGAGATCGTGGTCCGCAACGACGGGCGACGCGTCGCCCTCCCGGGGCGCCTCGACATCCCCGTGGGTCGCGGTCTCGTGGAGTTCGGGGTTCCGCTTCTGCGCCCGGGTCACACGGTGGCGCAGCCGCTCGAGATCCCCGCTCTGCCCCGCGGCATCGTGCGGGTGGGGCCCGTCACCACCGTCCGCAGCGACCCGGTCGGGCTCCTCCGGCGCGAGCACGCGTTCGACGACGTGCGCGACCTGTTCGTCCACCCGCGCACCACCGCGATCCCGTCCACCAGCGCGGGGCTCATCCGCGATCTCGAGGGCAACCCGACCCGCCGCCTGGTCGACTCCGACATGTCGTTCCACGCGATCCGCGAGTACGCCCCGGGCGACTCGCAGCGGCAGGTGCACTGGAAGTCGACGGCGAAGACCGGCCGCCTGATGGTGCGCCAGTTCGAGGAGTCGCGCCGCTCGCGCATGGCGGTGGTGCTCGGTGTCGCCGAGCCCGAGTTCGCCGACGCCGACGAGTTCGAGCTCGCGGTATCGGCCGCCGCATCCCTCGGCCTGCGTGCCGTGCGCGACGCGCGCGACCTCGACATCGTCTCGGGGTCGGAGATCCCGCGGGTGGTGCGGGGCCGGCTCCGCGCGATCCAGCACATCGCGACCGTGTCGCCTCGCGCGATGCTCGACGGGTTCAGCGCCATCACGCGCCTGGAGAACACGATGCCGGTCGACGAGGTGTGCCGCCTGGCCGCCGAGGCGAACGAGCGTCTCTCCATCGCGTTCATGGTGGTCGGCTCGACGGTGCCGCTGCAGCGCCTGCGTCAGGCGGCGCTCGCCTTCCCCGCCGACACCGCCCTGGTCGCCGTCGTCTGCGACGAGAGCGCGCACCCGCGCATGCGCGTGCTGTCGGGGCTCTCGGTGCTGACGATCGGCACCTTGGACGACCTGTCGGGCCTCCTCGCACGCGGAGCGGCGTCGTGAAGGGGCCTCGGATCATCGCGGGCGCCGTCTACGTCGCCGCGACGGTGCTGGTGGCCGCGCTCGCCGCGTGGCCGATCTACGCGTCGACGGCGTTCCTGCTCGCGGCCGGTGTCGGAGCGCTGGTGGGCGCCGGAATCGCCGTCCTCGCCCTCGTGCGCCGCTGGGGCGGGTGGATCGTGGCCGCGCTGCTCGTCGTCGCCTTCGCCCTCCTCTCCGTGCCGCTCGCCGTGCCGTCACGGCTGACCGGCCCGGTCGAGATGCTGCAGGGACTCGCCGAGGCGTTCGCCGGGGTGGTCGTCGGCTGGAAGGACCTGGTCACGGTAGACCTCCCCGTCGGCGCCTACCGCAACCTTCTCGTGCCGGCGCTCGTGATCTTTCTCGTCGGCACGACCGTGACTCTCCTCCTCGCCTGGCGGGAGGACAGATGGGCGAACGCCTCCGTCGTCGTCGGACTGGGCATGGTGTCGTTCGGTCTCTTCTTCGGCCGCACGGCCGTCAGCTCGGCACTCGTGCTCGGGCCGGTGACCCTCGCCGCCCCGGTCGAGACCCTCGTCGGGGTCTGCGCTCTCGGATCCGCGCTGATGTGGCTCGCATGGCGTGCGCGCGACGAACGCGTCGCGGCGCTGCAGCGCGCCACCTCGGCGAGCGGTGTGCGCATGTCGCGCCGCCCGTCGGGCGCCGACCGCCGCCGGGCGGCTCTGGGCGCGGGGATGCTGACTGTCGCGCTCGTGGCGGCCGTGGCCGTCGTGCCATGGGCGGCGCGGGGAGCCGATCGTCAAGTGCTGCGGACGGCGGCCGGCCCCGAGCTCGAGATCGCCGCCGCGGTGAGTCCTCTGTCGGACTATCGGATGCTGTTCTCCGACGCGCGTGCCGACGACGTGCTGTTCACGGTCAGCGGCGACGCGCTTCCCGAGCGGGTGCGCGTGGCCACGCTCGACGGCTACGACGGCGAGATCTTCCGCCCGGGCGGCGACGGGAGCCGGTTCGTGCGGGTGCCCTCCGTCCGCGACGCGGGGGAGGGCGCCGCGATCGACGTCGAGGTCGAGATCGCCGATCTGGGCGGCATCTGGATGCCCACCGCGGGCAGCCTCGCCCGCGTGGATTTCGAGGGCGACCGCGCGTCGGCGCTCGCCGACAGCTTCTACTACGACGTCACGGCCGGCGCCGGTGTGCAGACCGCCGACGGCGGGCTCGCGGCGGGCGATCGCTACCGGCTGCGGGGTGTCGAGCCCGCCGTTGCCGATCTCGCGTCCATCGGCGAGCCGGGCGGTGATCCGGGCGGGGTCCTGCCGCCCGACAACCTGGCGGCCTGGGTCGACGAGCACGCCGTGGGCACGGGCGGTACGGCGCTCGACGGGCTCGTGAGGCTGCTGCGGGAGCGCGGCTACCTCAGCCACGCGCTCGACGAAGGCGAGCAGACCCCGGTGTGGAGGGCGGGTCTCGCGGGCTACGTGTTCCAGCCCAGCGCGTCGGGGCACTCCCTCGCGCGCATCGACACGCTCTTCTCCCGCCTGCTCGAGCGCGAGAGCGACCCGCGGGCCGTCGCGTCCGACAACTTCGTCGCGGCCGTCGGCGACGACGAGCAGTTCTCGGTAGCCGTCGCCCTCGTCGCTCGCGAGCTCGGCTTCGCCTCGCGGGTGGTGGTCGGCGCGCGACTGACCTCCTCCGACCCGGGGCTCACCACGTGCGAGGCGGGCACCTGTCGCGCGAAGGATCTCGCGGCGTGGGCGGAGGTGCTCTCCGACGACGGCCGCTGGATCGCGGTCGACGCGACCCCCCAGTGGGAGCAGTCGCCGAGCCTGGAGGTGACGGAGCAGCGCGACCCCGAGAACGTCACCGAGGTGCGCCCCGACACCGTCGAGGAAGTCGTGCCGCCCGAGCCCGTGCAGGAGGACTCCGCGCGGGACGCCCCCGACGACGATGCGGCCGGGATCGACCTGGCGTGGCTCTGGCCGATCCTGCGCGTCGGGGGCATCGTGCTGCTCGTCCTCGCGGTGGTGCTCGGTCCGTTCGTGGCCGTCCTGGCCGCGAAGGCCTCGCGCCGACGCGGGCGCCGGACGGCGTCCGACCCCGTCGAGAAGATCGCCGGCGGCTGGGAGGAATACGTCGACGCGGGCGTGGACGCCGGCCACCCGGCACCGCGGGAATTGACGCGCTCCGAGCTCGCGGCGACCTTCGGCACGCCGTCCGGCGAGCAGCTCGCGGCCACGGCAGACCGGGCCGTGTTCGCCCGCGAGCAGACCACCGCCGACGACGCTGCGGAGTTCTGGCGGATCGTCGACGACGAGCGCAGACGCCTCGTCGGTGAGCGTGGATTCCGGCGTCGCTTCGTCGCGGCCCTATCGTTGAGGTCATTCGTCCGGTTGATCGCGCCGCGCCCCGCGCGCTCGCGCTCACCGCGGTCCGTCGAGAGGGGGAAGCGCCGACCAGCTGCTGGCGGACGCACCACGACATGAACGACTCTTCCATCGGCCTGGTCGCCGGGCTCATCACGTTCGCCGTGATCGTCCTCGTCTATCTCTGGGCGTCGCTCTCGCTCGCTGCGGTGTTCCGCAAAGCGGGCGAGGACGCCTGGCAGGCGTGGGTGCCCATCCTCAACACGGCGGTTCTCCTGCGCCTGGGCGGATTCTCGCCGTGGCTCGTCTTCATCGTCTTCGTGCCGCTGTTCGGTCAGATCGCCTTCGTGGTGATCCTCGTCATCGCGTACTACCGCGTCAACGTCGCCTTCGGCTTCGGCGGCGGGATGACGGTCGTCGCCGCGCTCTTCCCGCTCATCTGGGCGAGCATCGTCGGATTCGGCTCCGCGCGCTGGATCGGCGAGGAGCAGTCCGGCCCCCGTCGCACAGGGGATCTCGACGACCCCGCGGATGCTGCCCTGGCCCCGCGTGCCGGAGCCTTCGCCGCCTTCGCGCCGATGTTCGCCGATCCGGTCGACACGACGCGCGTCGACGTCCCCCGAGCCGATAGCGCTCCGCAGGACCCCGCGCCCCTCTCGACGGGCTTCTGGGCTCCGACCCCCGAGACGCAGCGCCCCGCCGCATCCACCCCTCCTCCCGCACCGGTCGTCGTGCCGAAGGCCGATCCGCCCGCGGAGTCGCCGGTGCTGCCGCCGCCCGCGTCGTTCCTCGCCGCGCGGTCCGCGCCGCGCCCCGCGGACGAGCCCGACGACAGCGCGGTCGACCCCGAGGACCGCGTGACGCCGCCGGCCCCGCCGAGCCCCACGTTCCTGCCGTCGCCTCCTGCCGCCGAGCCGGAGCAGCCCCGGCGCACCGGGGCTGCCGCACCGATCGAGTCGGTGCCGGCGGCGCCGCCGCGCGAGACGCCCGAGGTCGCCCCCGCACCGGTCGCCGAGGTCCCCGAGCCCCCCGCGCCCGCACCGGTGCGGGAACCGTGGGCTCCCGGACCGCTGCGCGCGCCCGCCTCGGCGCCGAGCGATCCCGAGCAGTTCCCCGAGCTCAGCGAGGCGATCTCGGCCGTGCCGGGCGCGCCCGACGCGGGTGCTCCTCGATCGGCGCTCTCGTCGGTCTCGGCGCTCTACGCCCAGAGCGACTCGCCCGACGACGAGGACGACGACCTCGAGGCCATGGATCGCACCATCGTGGCGCGTCGGCGTCGCGTGCCGTGGAAGCTCATCCCGCCGGGCGGGGCCCCCGTCGACATCTCGTCGGAGGTCGTCATCCTCGGTCGGCGACCCGCGCCCGATCCCACGCGGCCCGGCGCGCAGCTGATCGCCATCTCCGACGAGACGCGCACGGTGTCAAAGACCCACGCCCGCCTCGAGCTGCGCGGCGAGACGTGGTTCGTCACCGACCTCGATTCGACCAACGGCGTGCTGTTCGCGACCCTGATGGGCACCGAGATCGAAGCGCAGCCCGGTCAGGAACTCGAAGCGGGGGAGCGGTTCTTCCTCGGCGACGCGGAGGTGCGGCTCAAGCGGAGCGAGGCGTGAGCGAGCGCGACGCCGACGCCGACGCCGACGCCGACGACGTCACCATCTGGGCGGGACGACTGCGCGCGTGGCCGAATGCTCCCCACGAGGGGCAGCAGGACGCACCTCCGCCGGTCGACGACGAGACCGTCCTGGCGCGACGCCGTGCAGCGGAGGAGCCGACGGTCCTCGCTCGTCGCGCGTCACCCGCGGCCCCGGTGGAGCCGGGCCCTCCGGCCGAGGCGGTCGACGACGTCACGGTGCCCGGGCGTCGGCGGCTCGCAGCATCCGACGACGAACCGGACGACGACACCGCGCCGGGCTCCCGCGAACGCGCCCGCCCTGCGGTCGTTCCCGCGGCTCGCGTCCGCCAGTCCGAGGTGCGTGCGGCGCAGGGGTTGCCGGAGGAGCGCAAGGCCCGGGTCCCGTCGAGCGACGACCGGGAGATCTACCGGCCGCGGCCGGTCGAGTCGGAGGTCGTGACGCGCGCCGCTCCGACCCGACGGGAACCGCAGGCGTCCGTCGACGTGGCCGCCGCATCGGCCTCGCGCGCTCGACGCGATCGGCGTCGGGCCCTCGCGGCGATCGTCGTCGGCGCGCTGGCTGCCGGCCTGGCGATCGTCGCGGTCGTGTGGGCGATCGTCGTACCGGCGTGACCGCGGCACCGGCGAGGTGTGCGGCCGCACACCCGTCAAGCGACGGGGTGGGCCGCGTCGCTGCGATAGGTTTACCAGTCGAGCTTTTCTGCGAGGGGGACCGATGAGCGGAGCCGGTGAGACGCGGGTTCGAACCCCGTCGGATGCGATCGGCGGCGACCCGGAGTCCGCCGCACGGCTGGGCATCGTCGCCGCCCGGCCCGGCGTGCGGGCGTGGGCCTTCGCGATCGATCTTCTGATCTGGTCGCTGCTCGCCATCCCCGCCGGCATCGGCGGCGCCCTCCTCTTCGCGGGCGACGCATCGTGGGGTCCGTTCGTCCTGGTGATCGCGGGGTCGGTGCTGCCGGCGCTGTTCGGACTCGTCCAGCTCGTTCTCCACGGGCGCCGCGGCGTGACCGCCGGCAAGGCCGCGATGCGGCTGCGCTCGGTCTCCGTGGCCGATCTCGGGCGCCCGGGCTTCTGGCGCATCGTGCTCCGCGCCCTCGTCCTGGGTGTCAGCGGGATCGTTCCGACCGTCGGACCGGCGGTGATGTTCGCGTCGGGGCTGTGGGATCGCGAGGGTCGCGGCCGCAGCATCCTCGATCGTGTCGCGGGATGCTGGCTGATCGACGCGCGCGCGGGGCTCGACCCGGCCGACGCACGCGCCCTGCGCCGCACCGTCCGCGAGCTCGACATGCCGCTCCGGGAGGTGTCGGAGGGCCTGCCGTCGCTGGCGTCGAACGGATCGGGCGAGCTGCCGATGCTCGCCGAGCGCCGCTCGCGGGCCGGCATCGTCGGCGTCTCGGGCGGACCGTGGGCCCAGCAGCCCGTCGAGGACGAGGCGGCCGGACTGATCACGGCCGCGCCGAGGATCGAGCACGTGCTGGTCTTCGAGGACGGCTCGAGCGTGCGCGTGCCGGAGTACGGTCTGATCGGTCGACAGCCCGAGGCCGCACCCGGTCAGACCGCCGAGGTGCTTCTGACCCTCGAAGACCCCGACAAGCTGCTCTCCAAGACGCACCTGGCGTTCGGCCTCGATGCGGGCGGGGTGTGGGTCATGGACCGCAACTCGAGCAACGGGACGTCGATCGTCGGGGCGGACGGCGCCGAGACCCCGCTCACTCCCGGGTCGCGCGTCGGCCTCGAGGCGGGCGCCGTCGTGCGCCTCGGCGGGCGCATGTTCCAGGTTCGTCGAGGAGGCCCCCAGGCATGAAGATCAAACTCGCCCTCCGCCGGGAGGCCGCCGCGCCCGTCGACGTCATCGTCACCGCCGACGCCACCGCGACCGTCGAAGACGTGGCGCGATCGCTCGCCGACAGCAGTCGCATCCCGGCGTCGGTCACGCCCACGCTGCTCGTCGCCCCTCCGGGCGAGGAATCCACGCAGATGGATCCGACGGCCCTCGTCGCCGACGCGCCCCTCGGCTCGGGCTTCGACGCGGCGGTGGTCGCAGCGACGGCCGACGCCTACGCGTCGAGCGGGGCCACCGCTGCCGTGATGCAGATCCTCAGCGGCGCCGAAGCGGGGCGGGTCGTCCCGCTGGCCCACGGCACCTCCATCATCGGGCGGGTCGAGCCCGCTCACGTCGTGCTCCGCGACCCGATGGTCTCCAAGCGCCACGCGCGCGTCGAGATCGACAAGGAGATCGAGGTCATCGACCTCAACTCCGCCAACGGGCTCGTCATCGACGGCGGTCTCGTCTCCCGCGTGCGCGTGCGACCCGGCCAGATCATCACGATCGGCGGCACCGACGTGCGGTTCGTCCGCACGCCGAACGAGGGCGACGCCGACGAGACGCGCATCTTCGAGCAGGGCGGGTCCCTGCTGTTCAACCGCTCGCCCCGCGTCGAGAAGCGTTACGCCGGACGCGAGCACCGGCATCCGATCATCCCGGCCGAGGCCGACCCCCGCATCTTCCCGTGGCCGATGGTCGCAGCCCCCGTGCTCCTGGGCCTCGCCCTGTTCGCGGTGACCCAGCGCCCGACGTCACTGCTGATCGTCTTCATGGCCCCGCTGATGATGCTCGGCAACTTCATCGGGCAGCGCACCCAGCAGGGCAAGAAGCTCCGTCTGGAGATCGACACCTTCGAGACGCAGATCGACGAGCTCGAAGACGCCCTGCTCGCCGAGGAGGTGGTCGAGCGCGAACGCCGCCGCGAGGAGGCGCCGCCGACGGCCACCGTCTTCGAGCAGTCCATGAAGCTCGGCCCGCTGATGTGGACCCGTCGCCCCGAGCACTGGAACTTCCTCTCGGTGCGACTCGGATCGGGCACCGGTCGCAGCCGCAACACCGTGCAGGAGGCGAGCGACCAGCGCGGCATCGCCGAGTACTCCGACCGGGTGAACACCCTCCGGTCGCGGTTCGAGCACATCTCCGACGTGCCTCTCGTGGAACTGCTCCCGTCCGCCGGAGCGATCGGCATCGCCGGCGGACGCGGCGAGGTCGCCGACGTGCTCCGAGGGATCGGCGTGCAGCTGTTCGGCCTCCACGCTCCCAACGAGGTCATCACCGCGGCGATCGTCGACCCCGCCTGGACGCCCGACGTCGAGTGGATGAAGTGGTTGCCGCACACCACGAGCCCCCAGTCACCGTTCGCCGAGATCGCGCTCGCCGACAGCCCCTCGGCGGCGACCGTGCTGCTCAACGCCCTCGAGGGCGCCGTTCTCGAGCGCCTCACCGGCTCACCCGAGCAGCGCGGCCCCCTGGCGCCGCAGGACACCTCGATGGAGCTCGGCAAGAGCGTCGGCGAACGGGCGCACAGCCCCGCGAAGGGCGGCGACGTCTCACTCATCCTCATCGCCACCAATGACGCCCCCGTCGACCGTGCCCGTCTCACCCAGCTCATCGAGCGGGGACCGGATGCGGGGGTCTTCACGATCTTCGTCGCGCCGACCGTCGAGTCGCTCCCGGCCGCCTGCCGCACGTTCGTCGACGTCACGAACGGGCTCGACGACGCCGTGGTCGGCTGGGTGCGCGCCGGTGAGCGGGCCGAGGGGGTCAGCGTCGAGGGCGTCTCCCGCGAGTACGCAGAGCACTTCGCCAAGCGCCTCGCGCCCGTGGTCGACTCCAGCTCCGTCGCGCCCGACTCGTCGGACCTCCCGAACAGCGTGTCGCTCCTGCGCATCATCGGCGCCGACCGGGCCGCGGAGACCTCCGCGGTGATCGAACGGTGGCGACAGAACAATTCGATCATCGACCGATCGCGGACGCCGCGCCCGCGGCTGAAGCGCGCGGGCACCCTCAAGGCCTTCATGGGTCAGGGCAGCCCCGATGCGATGTCTCTCGACCTGCGCACCCAGGGGCCTCACGCGCTGGTCGGCGGAACGACCGGATCGGGCAAGAGCGAGTTCCTGCAGACCTGGGTGCTGGGGATGGCGGCCGAGTACAGTCCCGACCGTGTGACGTTCCTCTACGTCGACTACAAGGGCGGCTCGGCCTTCGCCGACTGCGTCGACCTGCCCCACACGGTGGGACTCGTGACCGACCTGAGCCCGCACCTCGTGCGGCGCGCCCTGACGAGCCTCCGGGCAGAGCTGCACCACCGCGAGCACCTGTTCAACCGCAAGAAGGCGAAGGACCTGCTCGAGCTCGAGAAGCGTCAGGATCCCGAGACGCCGCCGGCTCTCGTCATCGTCATCGACGAGTTCGCCGCCCTCGCGACCGAGGTGCCGGAGTTCGTCGACGGGGTCGTCGACATCGCCCAGCGAGGTCGTTCCCTCGGCATCCACCTGATCATGGCGACGCAGCGCCCCGCTGGCGTCATCAAGGACAACCTGCGCGCGAACACCAACCTGCGCGTCGCCCTCAGGATGGCGGATGCCTCGGACTCGAACGACGTCGTCGGCGATGCCGTCGCATCCACCTTCGATCCCTCCATCCCCGGTCGCGGCATCGCCAAGACCGGCCCCGGCCGGCTCGTGCCGTTCCAGGCGGCCTACGCCGGAGGGTGGACGACGGAGGAGCCGAACCGCGCCCAGGTGCGTGTCGCGGAGCTCCGCTTCGGATCGGTGACGCTCTGGGAGTCCGAGCGCGACGACGACGGATCGGACGCCCACGACGAAGACCTCGGCCCGAACGACCAGAAGCGCCTCGTGGCCAACCTGGTGGCGGCGTCCGAGGAAGCCGGCCTGCCGAAGCCGAGGCGCCCGTGGCTCGAAGACCTGGCGGGCACGATCGATCTGCGCGACCTGCCCCTGGACGGCGACGCGCGCATCCCTCTCGGACTCGCCGACATCCCCCAGCAGCAGCGGCA
This portion of the Microbacterium hatanonis genome encodes:
- a CDS encoding AAA family ATPase — translated: MTITQEQATWFADTFAQIADNVERAVLGKRRVVDLVLTAMLSDGHVLLEDVPGTGKTSLARAVAQSVQGTNTRIQFTPDLLPGDITGITVYDQKTGAFEFHSGPVFANIVLADEINRASPKTQSALLEVMEEKHVTIDGVTRAVGDPFLVLATQNPVEQAGTYRLPEAQLDRFMMRTSLGYPDHAATVRILDGAAVATEDLSPIITPQALAGMADLAAETYVDALVLDYIARLVDATRSADEVRLGVSIRGALALTRATRARAASQGRTYATPDDVKALAVPVLSHRLILHPESEFDGVTQEAVVGQVLLDVAPPTQREAV
- a CDS encoding DUF58 domain-containing protein, coding for MNTVDSRLTRTSAASSTTTSSRTSITSTTSRRRERAIVRAAVRTTVALRATRDALVAAVRWAGRTVRPAGALVVVAATAGLVLGVAFGWVEWMVAGVVSVLLVIMGVPFLFGARAYEVDLTLTHERVVAGQGVTGEIVVRNDGRRVALPGRLDIPVGRGLVEFGVPLLRPGHTVAQPLEIPALPRGIVRVGPVTTVRSDPVGLLRREHAFDDVRDLFVHPRTTAIPSTSAGLIRDLEGNPTRRLVDSDMSFHAIREYAPGDSQRQVHWKSTAKTGRLMVRQFEESRRSRMAVVLGVAEPEFADADEFELAVSAAASLGLRAVRDARDLDIVSGSEIPRVVRGRLRAIQHIATVSPRAMLDGFSAITRLENTMPVDEVCRLAAEANERLSIAFMVVGSTVPLQRLRQAALAFPADTALVAVVCDESAHPRMRVLSGLSVLTIGTLDDLSGLLARGAAS
- a CDS encoding FtsK/SpoIIIE domain-containing protein, whose amino-acid sequence is MKIKLALRREAAAPVDVIVTADATATVEDVARSLADSSRIPASVTPTLLVAPPGEESTQMDPTALVADAPLGSGFDAAVVAATADAYASSGATAAVMQILSGAEAGRVVPLAHGTSIIGRVEPAHVVLRDPMVSKRHARVEIDKEIEVIDLNSANGLVIDGGLVSRVRVRPGQIITIGGTDVRFVRTPNEGDADETRIFEQGGSLLFNRSPRVEKRYAGREHRHPIIPAEADPRIFPWPMVAAPVLLGLALFAVTQRPTSLLIVFMAPLMMLGNFIGQRTQQGKKLRLEIDTFETQIDELEDALLAEEVVERERRREEAPPTATVFEQSMKLGPLMWTRRPEHWNFLSVRLGSGTGRSRNTVQEASDQRGIAEYSDRVNTLRSRFEHISDVPLVELLPSAGAIGIAGGRGEVADVLRGIGVQLFGLHAPNEVITAAIVDPAWTPDVEWMKWLPHTTSPQSPFAEIALADSPSAATVLLNALEGAVLERLTGSPEQRGPLAPQDTSMELGKSVGERAHSPAKGGDVSLILIATNDAPVDRARLTQLIERGPDAGVFTIFVAPTVESLPAACRTFVDVTNGLDDAVVGWVRAGERAEGVSVEGVSREYAEHFAKRLAPVVDSSSVAPDSSDLPNSVSLLRIIGADRAAETSAVIERWRQNNSIIDRSRTPRPRLKRAGTLKAFMGQGSPDAMSLDLRTQGPHALVGGTTGSGKSEFLQTWVLGMAAEYSPDRVTFLYVDYKGGSAFADCVDLPHTVGLVTDLSPHLVRRALTSLRAELHHREHLFNRKKAKDLLELEKRQDPETPPALVIVIDEFAALATEVPEFVDGVVDIAQRGRSLGIHLIMATQRPAGVIKDNLRANTNLRVALRMADASDSNDVVGDAVASTFDPSIPGRGIAKTGPGRLVPFQAAYAGGWTTEEPNRAQVRVAELRFGSVTLWESERDDDGSDAHDEDLGPNDQKRLVANLVAASEEAGLPKPRRPWLEDLAGTIDLRDLPLDGDARIPLGLADIPQQQRQTAVFFEPDTDGHMLVYGTSGSGKSVALRSIGIAAGARPDLGRVAVYGIDFGTGSLRSIETMPHVGAIVSGDDAERVQRLLRTVRSILDDRARRFSAVNASTLTEYRVLAGKPDEPRIVILLDGFGTFKQDWETVSARAPYYAIFMRVLGEGRPLGVHVVATADRYGSVPTAVSANVTKRIVLRMADDGAYSILGVPKDVLNERSAPGRAIVDGVETQIAVIGGTTNVAEQNTAAEAFAESLRAAGAVEAENIGSLPTELDAASLPDRLDGLPVLGIGDDTLGPRAFEPIGTFVVAGPPQSGKTTALRGLVRAVERLDPEVALFHVGGRRAALRSFRPWTRTASSPEDVRALAKELKDVVVDETLTKRLMIVVENITEFSDTDAERPLKELFQAINRSDHFLVADGDVAQLTSGFGLIGELKAGRHGIALRPETYDGDSLFKVPFPKVQRHEFPPGRGLFVENGRMVTVQLPLVAD
- a CDS encoding DUF5684 domain-containing protein produces the protein MNDSSIGLVAGLITFAVIVLVYLWASLSLAAVFRKAGEDAWQAWVPILNTAVLLRLGGFSPWLVFIVFVPLFGQIAFVVILVIAYYRVNVAFGFGGGMTVVAALFPLIWASIVGFGSARWIGEEQSGPRRTGDLDDPADAALAPRAGAFAAFAPMFADPVDTTRVDVPRADSAPQDPAPLSTGFWAPTPETQRPAASTPPPAPVVVPKADPPAESPVLPPPASFLAARSAPRPADEPDDSAVDPEDRVTPPAPPSPTFLPSPPAAEPEQPRRTGAAAPIESVPAAPPRETPEVAPAPVAEVPEPPAPAPVREPWAPGPLRAPASAPSDPEQFPELSEAISAVPGAPDAGAPRSALSSVSALYAQSDSPDDEDDDLEAMDRTIVARRRRVPWKLIPPGGAPVDISSEVVILGRRPAPDPTRPGAQLIAISDETRTVSKTHARLELRGETWFVTDLDSTNGVLFATLMGTEIEAQPGQELEAGERFFLGDAEVRLKRSEA
- a CDS encoding RDD family protein; its protein translation is MSGAGETRVRTPSDAIGGDPESAARLGIVAARPGVRAWAFAIDLLIWSLLAIPAGIGGALLFAGDASWGPFVLVIAGSVLPALFGLVQLVLHGRRGVTAGKAAMRLRSVSVADLGRPGFWRIVLRALVLGVSGIVPTVGPAVMFASGLWDREGRGRSILDRVAGCWLIDARAGLDPADARALRRTVRELDMPLREVSEGLPSLASNGSGELPMLAERRSRAGIVGVSGGPWAQQPVEDEAAGLITAAPRIEHVLVFEDGSSVRVPEYGLIGRQPEAAPGQTAEVLLTLEDPDKLLSKTHLAFGLDAGGVWVMDRNSSNGTSIVGADGAETPLTPGSRVGLEAGAVVRLGGRMFQVRRGGPQA
- a CDS encoding transglutaminase-like domain-containing protein, which codes for MKGPRIIAGAVYVAATVLVAALAAWPIYASTAFLLAAGVGALVGAGIAVLALVRRWGGWIVAALLVVAFALLSVPLAVPSRLTGPVEMLQGLAEAFAGVVVGWKDLVTVDLPVGAYRNLLVPALVIFLVGTTVTLLLAWREDRWANASVVVGLGMVSFGLFFGRTAVSSALVLGPVTLAAPVETLVGVCALGSALMWLAWRARDERVAALQRATSASGVRMSRRPSGADRRRAALGAGMLTVALVAAVAVVPWAARGADRQVLRTAAGPELEIAAAVSPLSDYRMLFSDARADDVLFTVSGDALPERVRVATLDGYDGEIFRPGGDGSRFVRVPSVRDAGEGAAIDVEVEIADLGGIWMPTAGSLARVDFEGDRASALADSFYYDVTAGAGVQTADGGLAAGDRYRLRGVEPAVADLASIGEPGGDPGGVLPPDNLAAWVDEHAVGTGGTALDGLVRLLRERGYLSHALDEGEQTPVWRAGLAGYVFQPSASGHSLARIDTLFSRLLERESDPRAVASDNFVAAVGDDEQFSVAVALVARELGFASRVVVGARLTSSDPGLTTCEAGTCRAKDLAAWAEVLSDDGRWIAVDATPQWEQSPSLEVTEQRDPENVTEVRPDTVEEVVPPEPVQEDSARDAPDDDAAGIDLAWLWPILRVGGIVLLVLAVVLGPFVAVLAAKASRRRGRRTASDPVEKIAGGWEEYVDAGVDAGHPAPRELTRSELAATFGTPSGEQLAATADRAVFAREQTTADDAAEFWRIVDDERRRLVGERGFRRRFVAALSLRSFVRLIAPRPARSRSPRSVERGKRRPAAGGRTTT